The genomic region taatttctttaaacttaaaataaattttaagtctTTCTGAAGGCATTTTCTACTTGGGTTCGGATTAGGGTACCATGCTGTCACCattgatttttgtttatgaaaaaaaaaatgttataggtattatatatatttataacaaGGGAAATTGCATCAGGTAATTAATATCAATATATAATAATAGTCGGTGGGTTGTTGTTGTACTTATATTCTCAACTTAtctttaagagaaaaaaaaaatcatattttgtaATATTATTGGAAGTATGAGTATGTCATTGGGttgtttaaattcaaaattttgtttAAGATTAAGCTAGTTGAATCAACGAACAAAGTGTTAGCAAAACTTAACCAATTCTAAAATATAACAATGTTACACTAATTAACCATTTTTAAGATTAAACTAGTTGAATCTTACCTTATGTATATAGTAATTTATTGCATAaacgataaatttttaaataaatcttAAATTTGCGATCGATCCTTAACTTATCGAATTAAAAGTTACAgtaaaaaaaatgcaatgcaaattaaaattgagaaagtctagggagccaatggcgtaagcgtacaatgtgtacaatgaaggtttagaaagtattagagatatcattattagtgttacattatCCTGTCAAGTTacgtttttgggatgagtggtttcagaaCATGGTATAAGAATTCCAGATGCGGAAGATCaagagttcgaaccttggtgaacccaaaattaactttttataacatgagatgtttattatccctggtatccggatggttatccttggtatccggatggttattctgcATAGTATAAGTGATGTTCATTTaattcataaaccaaagatttagcccattgtacatattgtacacttaggccattggctccctagcactaCTCATTAAAATTTTAGcgtttattcttttgaaatatcACTTTTTGTATAACTTttgataataaaacaaaaaattattttttatatataattttatataaataattaatcacATATTATTACATTAgtaagaataattatttttaaatttattatttaaaaagttATCTAAACATATAAATTTAATtagataattttataaatttttttatatttttaattaatacattaaaattaaactcgtAACACAAGATAAACGATGATGgggtaaattataattttataatttaaccaAAAGAAAGCCACTAATTATACAATGATTGCCATTAAATCTTGTTTCCTTCATGCGCACGTGCATCCCACACAGTGAGAATTGACCAAGTTGCATTGGTTCATTATTGGTGCGGCCATTGCCACCAATTAAATCTTCCAAAAAGCATAGAATTAATGATGGTATAAACGACAATGTTTGTGTGAAAAAAGGAACAAGCATGACGTAAGCAACACAGCATTTGTTCTCATGAAACAATTAAATTTTCTTTATTAGGGTTTGACAGTGACTCAATCTTGTTCTTAATTTCATGCATGATAACGAAGGTTTTCTATGCAATACATcttatcttattattattattatagagtATAGATTCTTATGTGATAAACACATATGTAATTGATCCTTGTTCGAATTCATCTAACTTAATAGTATATATATGAATATGAATGAAAAGTCATTTTCCCGACCGTTAATTTTTTCCCCTCAAATCCAACAACTTGCAATTCAATTTTATGTGCACTACAATTTAAATCCATCTTATTTAATTTGTCCAGTaatatcaataaaaatttaattttaatgtattaatAAGGaataagtattgtttttgtccctaacgttgagggtcagaatcgaaattgTCCCAATCGTAATTTtagatttaaaatcatccttaacgtttttttcgtattaaaatcgttatttttaataaaattttttactttattcctaaactacccatactttaataaaaaaatgatcaaataagaaaattaaaacaaaagaatGNNNNNNNNNNNNNNNNNNNNNNNNNNNNNNNNNNNNNNNNNNNNNNNNNNNNNNNNNNNNNNNNNNNNNNNNNNNNNNNNNNNNNNNNNNNNNNNNNNNNNNNNNAGCTTGGAGCCGCTGTCGCCATCGTCGTGGTCATCGTGCCGCCTCACCACCTAGCCGCTTTATCTGCACCTTGTTCCCTCGTCGTTGCACCTTCCCATTTCTCTTTCtgctttttgcttcttgattTTGCTTCTACATCTTGTTTCTACTTTCTTATTTTCCTGATTTTACTTCTTGCTTCTGCATCTTGCTTTTTGCTTCTGCTGCTTCTATTTTTTGCTTCTTGCTTCCTGATTTCTAATTctgcttctgtttttgcttttttgtttttaatcagaaataaaattaaagagcATTTGAGACATTCATTGCACAAGGAGCATGATGATAAGTTCTTCTGCAGGATTTGACATAGCATCTAAGTGCAGCTCCCTTTAGGCCACATTTGATGCATTTAATAGCTTTGCTGTCCTTGACAATTCTGTCTTCAAATTTTTAAGAGTTTCACCAACAAAATAAACTTGTAGTGTCCTGGATTCCcaatgtttatatatgtttatTGTCTAAATACTAACAGAAAACTAATACAAAATATACAATAATCAAAATGCTAAAAAATGcatacaagaaaaaaaaaataaaacaagaaaacaaAATATTTGAACCAATCCATAATCAGTcagaattaatatattttgttaaGCTGATCTACAAGTCCAGTTAGACAATACATATGCCAGGAAGCTATAGTAATCACATAACACATTCTTAAGTTATCATACCAATCACTGCAAACTTTGTGTACATGGATGACATTTGGTTGCTTTGTTGCATCATATTTGAACCAAATTTTCATTTGCACAATGCAGCATTGGTCCAGTAGCCTAAAACAAATCATCaaaaataggaaattaaaaatagaaacagAAGCAGTCACAAAAGCacaagaagcagaagcagaaactCAAGGAGCAGAAGTCGAAGCAAAAAGAAGAAGCATATGCAGAAGAAGCAGAAACAATAGACGAAGCAGAACCACCGGCAGTTCGTGGGCGACGGAGCGATGTCGGCTGAGCAGATCGGTGATGGTAGGAACCCAACTCAGCCTCAAATCCCTCTCTCTCCTTTGCGCGCCGCCCTACTCGTGTCGGGCTCCCCTTCCCGGCAACATATCAGTTACAGAAGCAGAAGCTGAAGCTCAAGCAGAAGCTTAAGCAGAAGCAAAAAGCTCCCCTTTCGCCGGCGCCGTCCCGCCTCCCCCCTTAGCCTTCCCCCTTCCCCATCTCCCTTTTCCCTTCTCCCTTGTCCCCTCGCTCTTCCCCTTTTCCCTTCTCTCCTGTCCCCTcccgtgtttttttttttttaattttataatgttTTCATTAATAAAGGTaattcaataataaaataaaaaattttattaaaaatgacgattttaatacaaagaaaaaatattaagaatgattttaaattcaaaattatgaTAGAGACGATTTCGATTCTTACCCTCAAcgttaaaaactaaaataatacttatccttattaataacataaacaacaattttagttacatattattatattaaaaatatattttttttatattaacagtctgaatgataataaaaaattgataaaattcaaCGACTATTTGATACGGTTAGTATATCAAAAAGTCCAATATATGAGGTTGACATTGATAGAGTAATCTTCCAAGAAAATAGATAGCTTATGGTAAGTTTGGAAAATAACATGCATGATTTGAGATTCTTATTGTTGATTGATAAAAACTCGGTTATGGAAGGTACTTTCTTTTATCACCAGGCATTGATTCCTTCACTCATCATATATATTATTAGAGTGAAACTCGCACAAtgtctaaaaaaataaattatttatactatataatatattttaataaatattatattattcaaaaattaataattaataaaaaataaaaaataataaaaatagaattattGACGTAACATTGTTAACAAAAGAAAAGATGGTTTAAATTTATAGTAAAAAAAGTTGATATTAACTTTTATATGTTATAAATAAATAGATGTGCTACTATatgatttcaaattcaatatgaattatttttttaaaacttgATTATTTGTAAATATGCTGTTATCCTCGCCAAAATAAAGAAACCCAAAAGTAtagttgtaaaaaaaattaataaataagaaGAAGTCATGGTGAATGCTACCCAACcctctctaaaataacatgtaaattATCTTTCATTATGTGTTACATTGTAATTAGTccttatcttaaccatagttgggttattttataatttattattcttaaaatattaaagCTTCACTCCCGTTAATTGAAGCACATTTCATTCTTCCATTCTTTGTTTATCACTTCATCACCTAGATTTGGTCCTTCCAAGCACCGTTCGTGACAAGAAGCGATCACCATGCGCTCCCGCACAACCTCTCTTCCCAGTATAGCCACCGCCTCTTTTTACTGTGATCACTATTTACccacataattaatggttaatttggttATTTAATAACcaaaattaaccattaattatgtggATAAGCAGTGATCCATGGCAAAAAGAGGCGCTGGCTATACTGGGAAGGACAAGTTATGAGCGACGGAATTCAATGACGTGACTAAGAGATGATGCACTAAAGAAAGAGAGGTTGTGTGGGAGGGCAGTAGATGACGTTGGCGCTTTCTGTCACGAACACGACGGTGCTTGGAAGGACCGAATCTAGGTGATGAAGTGATGAACAAAAAAAGGATGAGTGGAATGTGCTTCAATTATCCGGAGTGGAGCTTtgatattttaagaataataaattataaaataacccaactatggttaagataaggACCAATTACAATGTGACACATAATAAAGGATAACTTACATATTATTTTAGAGGAGTTGGGTAGCattcacctatatatatataggtgaatGTATGAGACTTCCTCTTATTAGAAACATAAAAGACATTTAGTTTATTTTTCCAACGTTTGAGACATCTTGTCCTAAAAGACTTTAAATATAATGAACATAATGCTTTTCTTCTATTAATAAATTCGAGAAAAATAGTTAATATTCTTAATAACATGTACAATGACAATGTAATTTAGTTAAATATCTTCAACTCATCATCTATTATTAGTCCACTTATTGAATCATATTGTGATGCCTGCTTACTTATTTATCAATTAAATCCTAATATCTTTGAATATGAAATTATGAACATTATTATCTTTTTCATTTCCTCTAAAAttacaatattaaaatatttacacATTAAAAGAGGAGAAGATTAGTTAGCTAAGAAAAGCTATTGCCATTCATATATCCACGTTATAACAACGTTAATTAAATATTTCACACATATTTAACCGTGAGACAATATTAATtctatttgaaaataaaaataagatttttcaaataataaaatataagctAAAAATTAGATCAAATGTTAGGGGCGGGACTAAAATGgacttaaaaaaaaattgtttgggTTATGTTTATATTTGAGAAATGAAATTAGCATTCATCttaaaagtaaagaaaacgaGTGTTCCACTAATTGTGGTTTAGCTTGTAACGGAGGCACCTTCAACCATAagggatgtatatatatatatatcgttgTTGATGTTCTTCTCCATTAGTGCGATATAACGTTGGAATAGTACATATTCTATCACCAAATTGCCAACGTTATTGAATATAAATGTATTTAGTACTGTATCCTTTTAATCTAGTAttctaaattatatttttaaaatatctttataTGATCATTTATAGTAGCTGATAGAATAACTAAAATGATTAAGAGTGTGTTTAGAAAGCTTTTAAAGTGAGGAAAAAAATTCTATTTCTATTAAaaagtgaagtttaattctattttaaaatttaaattcatagTTTGGAACAACTAATTGCATCAATAAAATGAAttgttttttactattttattctttTGGTTTCTTTATTTAACTTCTTTTATGATGGAATTGAAATATTTCTTTAAAATAACCtataaaatctaaatttttacaTGGAAAGTAAAGAAAGAAGTGTTTCAAATTTTCACTAGAGGAATGGTagattaacaaaagaaacaaggaagaaataaaggaagagaaagaaaagaactaAGTTAGGGTAAATGTATATTTGGAAAATCAAGTTTTTGATAGAaacaattttgatattttattcttaaatgttAATTTAATAGTAATAGAATTATACATCAGAGctattttagtgtgttttagtttgAATTTAATGtgagaattaattttttttttaagaattgaaaacttacttttatttatgttgcaaaccaaataacttttttttgtgaaaattttaTTCTCAAGGTgtttcaaatacactaaaaaaaaatcaaaatctcCGTATCAATAATCTAATTTAATATGTTTGATCTATGTAATCAACTTCACCTAATAGGATAAGACTTTGTTATTGTTGTATTTTAAACACACTCTAATATAATATGTTAATATCTAATTAAGTAGATAACATTGTACAGAAATATTTATAGttttaaaataaactaaaattataTCCTATAAATATACAATTTTACACTACtccaaataataaaataacagaaacCATGGGTGTAAGAAAAATTGACAACATCCCTTGAGAAAAAGAATTGAAGTATCCATCATTTCTGTAATAGAAGTGACTCTCCATAAAATATCGTTTATGAGCCTTGGCCCATTGGGCCCTTTTTTGTTTGTGAAAGGAATTAGCTgaccaaacaaaaaaaaagaatggGTTAAGGTGTGTACTCTAAAATGGTCCTCACGGTAGACCCTTCAATTTATGGATTTGGTTTTCATCAGAATCAGAAGACGAAGGTGGAAGAAGGAAGCAAAAGAAGCCGTGGTTGAATGAATGAATCAGTGAAACTGAAACTGAAATggagaacaacaacaacaacaataacaacgcTATGATTCGTGAATGGTTCGACAGAGTTGACTCTAACAAAACTGGAACCATAACTGCTCCCCATTCATAATCTAATTCCTTTCTTGTTTTTTGTTCTCATAATTGTGTAGGATGTATGATTTTGATAGGAATGGTACTATGAGCTTTGAAGGTATATGCCAATCCCATTGCACTCTATGCTTAACCCACTATGCTCTAAAAAGAAGCTGAGATTTACATCAATAATCAAATACTATCTTGAAATTTGGAAAGTAGTGTTCTTTCATATATGGGACTTTATTTGTTGGAGTTTGTTTATAGTAGAATTGAAACATGTTCTAGCTCACTCTAACTTACTCGTAAATGGTTTGCTCTAGAATTTGTTGCACTCAACAAGTTCCTTATTAAGGTTAGTGTTTCTCTATTATGCATTTGATATGTGAGGTTATTGTCATTAACCTATATTTGATATTAAGTACGTTGGTTCTAATAACCACTATAAATGGCTCTTCAGGTTCAACATGCATTTTCTGATCTTGAGAGGTGATTGGTTTATTTATATGCTTTTGTTCCATTCTGTTTATTTGTCTTCAGAACTTCATCTTGCATGTAGTTTCGAGTGATATTATTGTAGGCAATTACATTGTGAATGATCTTATAGGAAAGAAACTAATAACATGAAAGGTTTATAATGAATTAGTTCATGCTTATTTTGGATCGATATTACTGTGGCCTATAGCTTGTTATGTCTAAACTCTAGCTTGTCAGTATAATTGTGCGGTCATATCGCCTTGGATGATCACTTGATTCTGCATTATAACACTTCTTGTTCGGTTCATTGATGCAGGGGTCGTGGCTTTCTTGTCCTTGATGACGTTTTTGAGGTATATTTTAAGAATGATTTCAAAGATGTTCTGTTTATCGTGTCACTGGTTTTGCTTAGCCAGACGAGCTTATGGTTCTTATTAGTACTTCCCAAGCTGTATCAACAAAATGTTGAGTTCCTTAGTTTATGTGTAATGTTGGATGCAACTCTAAATAACTTTGCCGAATATGTTTCCAGGCATTGGTAAGGATTGGCTTCACGCTGGATTCTCCTGCATTTTACTCTGCCTGTGCGGTAAGACATCTTCATAGTTTAATTTGTAGTAAATCATCCTGGAGAAGTTGCACATCACATTGACGACTAGTGGTTAAGCCAAAACTATCTCAATTCTCAATGTTTGTTTACACTACTATTATCCAAAAGCTAACCTCACCTAGTGTTACAAAACCTAATAAATTGACTATTAGCATTACTAGCACCAACTATCCAGTGGTTGATGAACATAGATGCTCCGAATTCCAACGATTTCCAACGATTTCCACACTATTTATCAAAGCATTTCCTTTTCCAGTGAAGAAGAGAGGCTACAACCTAAGACCTATCACAATTGATCAAACTTCTTGTTTTGCAAATAATCAATCACCATGACACTTCATAGAGGCAAGCTGAATTGTCTCTGGGGAAGCAAACATAAGACCAAGTCGAACTGTCCAAGACAGCAAGAACTCCCTCTAATGAAAACTTTATAAAAGAGTTGGATTAGGTGAATCAACAACTACTTCAAGACCATAATAAGAAATATCAAGTAGATACATAAAAGGCAAGCATGTATAGTTATGGACAAGTGTTAGGGGCTATATGACTTACATTTTCCTCAGTGTGACTATTTTGTGAATATATATCACTTCCAATGTTCACTCTTTAATAGAGTAGGATGAATAGTATGCTGAGAATCACAGTTCAAAAGGACACCTAACTGCAGAATAAGAACTGCTCCATTCAAATACATCACCATCCAAAAATTTACAAtcaacataagtaattaatagACATAAAAACTAATTGAAAAGAGACAATTCTGGTAATAGATTAGCAAGATTACCTTAATTGCTTTAAAGAAAAGTATGAATCAAGTTAAAAAGCATAAATGACTACATCGCCAACAACCATCGGAAGGACTTGCCCCTTACATCCACCAATAGTAAAATCTGAAGCAACATGAATAACAACAGAAGAAGACTGAAGTAGTAATTTCTCGGCCTTCACTGACCCCCAAAATTTACCACATTAGCACATTTATCAGTATGGCATGCTATCAGTGTTGCTAGAATAAAGTTTGTTAAAGCTGAGTGGAGGTGCCAAAATTGTGTATTTTATTAACTGATACTAGCATCAAAGGCAATCAAACATTGTATAGAATTTCCTATTCAATTTAGAATGAAATGCGCCTTACACTTGTTTCAATACCTATCCAATTGTATAGTCTTTGGACGATGATTCCTCTTCGTCTTCTTCGGACGAtgattcttcttttcttcttcttctttcttcggaTTAAAGATCTACCAATTTTCAACCCGGGCAAATCTTCAACTGAGCTCATGGTGAAACAAACAGTTGAATCACTCTCATTGAAGTCATCATTAGGCATCATCTTCAACATGATATCAGCTGCAGATTCTCACAGATTGAAAATTGGTAAATCTTTATATCGAAGAGGTTCAAGTCCTTCCACCATTTCCATCCGCACACAGCTAGAATCTGCCAACAAAATTTCTAGCCAGTTAAGAATTTTTGTTCAACTTGAAATCAACACATTTATATAAACATGTTTAATTCATAAATA from Arachis ipaensis cultivar K30076 chromosome B02, Araip1.1, whole genome shotgun sequence harbors:
- the LOC107626051 gene encoding uncharacterized protein LOC107626051, which encodes MYDFDRNGTMSFEEFVALNKFLIKVQHAFSDLERGRGFLVLDDVFEVYFKNDFKDVLFIVSLVLLSQTSLWFLLVLPKLYQQNVEFLSLCVMLDATLNNFAEYVSRHW